A DNA window from Methanocorpusculum sp. contains the following coding sequences:
- a CDS encoding uroporphyrinogen-III synthase, which yields MLIAITRHTGALEDAALCEKYNHKAKVVSPIKPVKNMEVIESFIKAANGEEFDAIFFPNAFVAEKLGHCIKQQLASKVRIIANGPQTAKILHNIGLAAEMLPFFYTKDLVLYLDKWIRGKKIGIPRAGNTYPKLAEDIIHAGGIPIEYICYDVEKTDEVMDLTGVDAILFTSPIAFKLAILPKMENIIQMAIGEVTANEMMYGGDAPAVIGDGSIEGTLKALNAYLVTESH from the coding sequence ATGTTAATTGCCATAACCCGCCATACCGGGGCTTTAGAGGACGCTGCCCTTTGCGAGAAATACAATCATAAGGCAAAGGTCGTTTCACCTATCAAACCGGTCAAAAATATGGAGGTTATTGAGAGTTTTATTAAAGCAGCAAACGGAGAGGAGTTTGATGCCATCTTTTTCCCGAATGCATTTGTCGCTGAAAAACTAGGACACTGCATCAAGCAGCAGCTAGCGTCCAAAGTCAGGATAATAGCAAACGGACCGCAAACCGCAAAAATTCTGCATAACATTGGACTCGCCGCAGAGATGCTGCCGTTTTTCTACACAAAGGATCTTGTGTTGTATCTCGACAAATGGATCCGCGGGAAGAAAATCGGGATCCCGAGAGCAGGAAATACCTACCCCAAACTGGCCGAAGACATCATACATGCAGGAGGGATTCCCATAGAATACATCTGTTATGACGTGGAAAAGACAGATGAAGTCATGGATCTGACAGGAGTTGACGCAATTTTATTCACGAGCCCAATAGCATTCAAGCTGGCAATACTTCCAAAGATGGAAAACATAATCCAGATGGCAATAGGAGAGGTCACGGCAAATGAGATGATGTACGGAGGAGATGCCCCTGCCGTAATAGGGGACGGATCCATTGAAGGAACACTCAAAGCTTTGAATGCCTATCTTGTGACGGAGAGCCACTGA
- a CDS encoding tripartite tricarboxylate transporter permease, which produces MFGVVAGFFAGVVCGTISGFVPGIHSNTVAGILAALSVPLILVFGVEGVCVMIVSMMIVHTFVDILPSTFLGVPDPDTVLSVLPAHNLCLLGNGQEAVRVSALGSLWGFMLCLPLFALFVFVLPSVQEYVDWGIGLVILLAAGLLIVFSKAPAWSFSVFLVSGLLGVYAMRFSYFSFGVFGIGEILLPLLTGLFGIPVLITSMRSLVKPAEQIFTGLMISQKTILKNGFKGAIAGAIVGWLPGFSSGTANALLAVRRSSDFEKMDPREYLVSTSAANTANAVLGLAALYALGRMRSGAMVTLASFDLPSIYLLVLAAGVAALAGYFVTVGASTFSRVFMSINQRVLARVVLIFLVGMTVIFCGPFGVLILILSTLVGLIPGMIDIPRIFCMGAIMLPVMLFTLGILNF; this is translated from the coding sequence ATGTTCGGGGTTGTGGCCGGATTTTTTGCGGGTGTCGTCTGCGGGACCATCTCCGGTTTTGTCCCGGGTATTCATTCAAATACCGTTGCGGGAATTCTTGCCGCACTTTCCGTTCCTCTGATTCTTGTATTCGGCGTTGAGGGTGTTTGTGTGATGATCGTATCAATGATGATCGTTCACACGTTTGTAGATATCCTCCCCTCAACGTTTTTGGGTGTTCCCGATCCGGATACCGTCCTCTCGGTTCTTCCTGCACACAACCTATGTCTCCTGGGAAATGGCCAGGAAGCGGTCAGAGTTTCTGCCCTTGGCAGTCTGTGGGGATTTATGTTATGCCTCCCGCTCTTTGCTCTGTTTGTGTTCGTTCTTCCATCAGTTCAGGAGTATGTTGATTGGGGCATTGGTCTCGTGATCCTGCTTGCTGCCGGGCTTCTGATCGTATTCAGCAAAGCTCCTGCCTGGTCATTTTCAGTTTTTCTCGTGTCTGGTTTACTTGGGGTTTATGCGATGCGGTTTTCGTATTTCTCCTTTGGTGTGTTTGGGATAGGAGAGATCCTCCTGCCTCTCCTTACGGGTCTCTTTGGCATTCCTGTTCTTATCACGTCGATGAGATCTCTGGTAAAGCCTGCCGAGCAGATTTTTACCGGACTCATGATATCACAGAAAACGATCCTGAAAAACGGCTTCAAAGGGGCTATTGCCGGCGCGATTGTCGGGTGGCTTCCGGGTTTTTCAAGTGGGACCGCAAATGCTTTGCTTGCCGTCCGAAGAAGCTCAGATTTCGAAAAAATGGATCCAAGGGAGTATCTCGTCTCAACATCTGCGGCGAACACGGCAAATGCCGTTTTGGGTCTTGCGGCCCTGTATGCGCTTGGGAGAATGCGTTCAGGTGCAATGGTGACTCTTGCATCGTTCGATCTCCCCTCGATCTATCTGCTGGTCCTGGCAGCAGGGGTCGCGGCTCTGGCCGGCTACTTTGTAACGGTCGGCGCCTCGACATTCAGCCGGGTGTTTATGAGCATAAATCAAAGAGTCCTTGCCAGAGTTGTTCTTATTTTTCTGGTTGGCATGACGGTGATCTTTTGTGGCCCCTTCGGTGTTTTGATTTTGATACTTTCAACGCTTGTCGGCCTGATCCCCGGGATGATCGATATCCCGAGGATCTTCTGTATGGGGGCAATAATGCTCCCTGTGATGCTTTTTACGCTCGGGATCTTAAATTTTTGA
- a CDS encoding tubulin/FtsZ family protein, which yields MRALLIGVGGAGCRIVETLSRHDAKSGVKSVRSYVFDSDRDLINRMSGIPAVNRIVLTPIDPVKKVYDRGTDFDTGHLASCFQDAGVDEVDAIFVCAGLGGRMAELVPDFVKQLSSAFPDPVFTILTLPGRNEGIKVSAHASETLEAVRAVTSASLLFDNETWYTRITEDISLAAEKNGVAAKPTLEELYPRLNEDLAARVGLLLRAGEFGLKGVESAEVVLDAGEILNTLTGMDLVAVGYAVEKLPTAWSSFMKRLRVEEYLLNEGHLRTSRIVELAKKAVYEEISVPCDLTSADKALILISGPSKELSMKGFQTVRKWIDRSIRGLEMRAGDYPVKSKTYVGVIIVLAGIENVPRVAELDEIRMIYESEQTKVYGFEEITDSDIPLLTMAKDEVIFEDELVDLGEIPEEQDDDLDIGGPMEFEDEEIFEERIVVEQTPDPEDDLFEIDPVIIPTKPVRTPVAAPPKKEPPKKKDPQILVGGPKKVEKIDNTIPLPKREKKEDGVLSGKANVGGNDKPKEMYGGERKPAVGTRKRPDASESGVLEGSISMGRGQQLPRETDGHVRMADTQRPRETDGHVRMADTQRPKDTSDDKVRMKTSQRPNDTGGSIRAGSSQRAKDDTAGIKMQGNKIAKDVNQPIRVTSIPLPKNIDGKVEAKKKKQT from the coding sequence ATGAGGGCATTACTTATAGGAGTCGGAGGTGCGGGATGTCGAATCGTTGAGACGTTATCCCGTCATGATGCAAAAAGTGGTGTGAAAAGTGTCCGCTCTTATGTCTTCGACTCAGATCGTGACCTTATCAATCGGATGTCCGGAATCCCCGCGGTTAACCGGATTGTTTTAACACCCATCGATCCGGTAAAAAAGGTTTACGACCGCGGGACGGATTTTGATACTGGTCATCTCGCAAGTTGTTTTCAGGATGCCGGTGTGGACGAAGTCGATGCAATTTTTGTATGTGCCGGACTTGGCGGCAGAATGGCCGAACTTGTACCGGATTTTGTCAAACAGCTGAGTTCCGCATTTCCCGATCCGGTCTTCACTATTCTGACCCTTCCCGGAAGAAACGAAGGGATCAAAGTCTCTGCCCATGCTTCAGAGACCCTTGAAGCTGTCCGTGCGGTCACAAGTGCCTCTCTTCTCTTCGACAACGAAACATGGTATACACGAATCACCGAGGATATCTCTCTCGCCGCAGAAAAAAACGGCGTTGCTGCCAAACCAACGCTCGAAGAACTTTATCCCCGGCTGAATGAAGATCTTGCTGCCCGAGTGGGTCTGCTCCTCCGTGCCGGCGAGTTTGGTCTCAAAGGTGTTGAGTCAGCTGAAGTTGTTTTGGATGCCGGAGAGATCCTGAATACGTTAACAGGCATGGATCTTGTCGCGGTCGGCTATGCGGTGGAAAAACTTCCGACAGCATGGTCAAGTTTTATGAAAAGACTCCGAGTTGAGGAGTATCTGCTCAACGAAGGACATCTCAGAACATCCCGAATAGTTGAGCTTGCGAAAAAAGCGGTGTATGAGGAAATCTCCGTTCCTTGCGACCTTACCTCGGCAGACAAGGCTCTCATTCTCATATCCGGTCCTTCGAAGGAGCTTTCCATGAAAGGGTTCCAGACAGTTCGCAAATGGATCGACCGGAGTATCAGGGGGCTTGAGATGCGTGCCGGTGATTATCCGGTCAAATCCAAGACGTATGTTGGTGTCATCATCGTTCTTGCCGGCATAGAAAATGTGCCCCGGGTCGCTGAGCTTGATGAGATCAGAATGATCTATGAATCGGAACAGACCAAAGTCTATGGTTTCGAGGAGATAACCGACTCCGACATTCCTCTTTTGACGATGGCAAAAGATGAGGTTATTTTTGAAGACGAATTGGTCGACTTGGGTGAAATACCTGAGGAACAGGATGATGATTTAGATATTGGTGGCCCCATGGAATTCGAAGACGAGGAAATATTTGAAGAACGTATCGTGGTAGAGCAGACGCCTGATCCTGAGGATGATCTTTTTGAGATCGATCCGGTGATCATCCCGACAAAACCTGTCAGGACTCCGGTCGCTGCCCCTCCCAAAAAAGAACCCCCAAAGAAAAAAGATCCGCAGATCCTTGTGGGCGGTCCCAAAAAAGTGGAAAAAATCGACAATACCATTCCCCTTCCGAAACGTGAGAAGAAGGAGGACGGTGTTCTCTCAGGCAAGGCAAACGTCGGCGGAAATGACAAGCCCAAGGAGATGTACGGAGGTGAAAGAAAACCTGCTGTTGGAACAAGGAAAAGACCGGACGCATCCGAGTCCGGTGTTCTGGAGGGCTCGATATCTATGGGTCGCGGTCAGCAGCTTCCGAGAGAAACCGACGGTCATGTCCGAATGGCAGATACCCAGCGCCCGAGGGAAACCGATGGTCATGTCCGAATGGCAGATACCCAGCGTCCGAAGGATACTTCGGATGATAAGGTTCGGATGAAAACATCCCAACGTCCAAACGACACCGGAGGTTCGATCAGGGCTGGAAGTTCCCAGAGAGCAAAAGATGACACTGCGGGGATAAAAATGCAGGGGAACAAAATCGCAAAAGATGTGAACCAGCCGATTCGTGTTACGTCGATCCCTCTCCCGAAAAATATTGACGGCAAAGTAGAAGCGAAGAAAAAAAAGCAGACCTGA
- a CDS encoding 5,10-methylenetetrahydromethanopterin reductase, giving the protein MTYGIEFVPGNVNVKQVVNYCQLAESKDIDFAWITNHYNNRHCYPVLTAVALATTSLKMGPGIMNAFTDTPASMASFACTLNEISDGRATLGIGPGDLSTLPKLAIKAEKPVARLGEAIDQIRALCSGAEVKKDGKEFFDYDGAKLTGVTLPGKKGIPIYVGAQGPKVLELAGLKGDGALINASNPKDFAIAIPIIKAACETVGKKGFDVGAYTALSIDKDEKKAKKAAKIVAAFIAAGSPEALLLRHGLDLANVAKIKDALSRFDFGAVGGLVTDKEIEAFTICGTPDTIRQKCEDLTNAGVTQIIFGSPLGPDMTTSIRLLGKIM; this is encoded by the coding sequence ATGACTTATGGAATTGAGTTTGTTCCAGGAAACGTAAATGTCAAACAGGTAGTTAACTACTGCCAGCTCGCAGAGAGCAAAGACATTGATTTCGCATGGATTACCAACCACTACAACAACCGCCACTGTTACCCGGTCTTAACCGCAGTAGCACTGGCAACGACCTCTCTTAAGATGGGTCCGGGTATCATGAATGCATTCACTGACACTCCGGCATCAATGGCATCCTTTGCCTGCACTCTTAACGAGATCTCCGATGGACGTGCAACCCTCGGTATCGGTCCAGGTGACCTGTCAACCCTTCCGAAGCTGGCAATCAAGGCAGAAAAGCCCGTTGCAAGACTTGGTGAAGCAATTGACCAGATCCGCGCACTCTGCAGTGGTGCAGAAGTAAAGAAAGACGGCAAAGAGTTCTTCGACTACGATGGTGCAAAACTTACTGGTGTTACTCTCCCAGGCAAGAAAGGTATCCCAATCTACGTCGGTGCACAGGGACCCAAAGTCCTTGAGCTCGCAGGACTGAAAGGCGACGGTGCACTTATCAACGCATCCAACCCCAAAGACTTCGCAATTGCAATCCCAATCATCAAAGCAGCATGCGAAACTGTTGGCAAGAAAGGATTCGATGTCGGTGCATACACTGCACTTTCGATCGACAAAGATGAGAAGAAAGCAAAGAAGGCAGCAAAGATCGTTGCAGCATTTATTGCAGCAGGATCTCCCGAAGCACTTCTTCTCCGCCACGGACTCGACCTTGCAAACGTAGCAAAGATCAAGGACGCACTGTCCCGCTTTGACTTCGGTGCAGTCGGTGGACTTGTAACTGACAAAGAAATTGAAGCATTCACCATCTGCGGTACCCCAGACACTATCCGCCAGAAGTGTGAAGACCTTACCAACGCAGGCGTTACTCAGATCATCTTCGGTTCCCCACTTGGACCCGACATGACGACCTCAATCCGCCTTCTTGGCAAGATTATGTAA
- a CDS encoding helix-turn-helix domain-containing protein, protein MGTLEISEHTTICFCPLHGILDTISKKWALMIIAVIGNSGSAGFNELKRGLCDVSSKTLSVTLKDLEEKELVERRVQDTCPPTVRYYLTVAGWELRELLIPLLTWVMKNGGHEEEGCPIHIHMGQNPVEPEKVDGFVLEE, encoded by the coding sequence GTGGGTACTTTGGAAATATCTGAACACACGACCATATGTTTCTGTCCGCTGCACGGAATCCTGGATACGATCAGTAAAAAATGGGCCCTCATGATCATCGCAGTGATAGGAAACTCGGGATCTGCAGGCTTTAACGAGCTGAAACGCGGACTGTGCGACGTCAGTTCAAAAACACTTTCTGTAACGCTCAAGGACCTTGAAGAGAAGGAACTGGTCGAGAGAAGGGTGCAGGACACATGTCCACCAACCGTCAGATATTATCTGACCGTAGCGGGATGGGAGTTACGCGAACTGCTGATTCCGCTTCTCACCTGGGTGATGAAAAACGGCGGGCATGAAGAGGAGGGGTGCCCCATTCACATCCATATGGGACAAAACCCAGTCGAGCCGGAAAAAGTAGATGGATTTGTGCTGGAGGAGTGA
- a CDS encoding RNA-guided pseudouridylation complex pseudouridine synthase subunit Cbf5, giving the protein MGYTGVILVDKPRGPTSHQVAAWVGKMLKSDVGHSGTLDPMVSGVLVVMLGKAVRLAPLLLQHEKEYVACMRLHADIPRERVEEVVKQFTGRVYQRPPRRSAVKRALRIRVIYRIELIDMQDRLVLLRVRCEAGTYIRSVCVHIGNVLGCGGQMVELRRTKSGGFSCEEAHTLQDIRDAVEMKDEAALSAMILPPEQAIADIPKIIIRDSAAKAVANGAILAGVGALSVEKFSRGQSVALITQSGKLIALADSLFDSDKIVCGNPGLIAKSTRVFVTPNSVS; this is encoded by the coding sequence ATGGGATATACCGGGGTCATCCTGGTCGACAAGCCGCGGGGACCCACCAGCCACCAGGTTGCTGCCTGGGTCGGCAAAATGCTGAAATCCGATGTGGGACATTCAGGAACGCTTGATCCCATGGTCTCGGGAGTCCTCGTCGTCATGCTGGGAAAAGCTGTACGACTGGCGCCACTTCTGCTTCAGCATGAAAAAGAGTACGTAGCATGTATGCGTCTGCATGCGGACATTCCGCGTGAACGTGTCGAGGAGGTCGTAAAACAATTTACCGGCAGAGTATATCAGCGGCCGCCGAGACGCTCTGCAGTAAAACGTGCACTTCGTATACGGGTGATCTACAGAATCGAACTCATCGACATGCAGGACAGACTAGTCCTTCTGAGGGTCCGGTGCGAAGCAGGGACCTATATCAGATCAGTCTGTGTTCACATAGGAAATGTTCTCGGATGCGGCGGTCAGATGGTAGAACTGCGGCGGACAAAATCCGGCGGATTTTCATGCGAGGAGGCACACACCCTTCAAGATATCCGTGATGCGGTGGAGATGAAAGACGAAGCGGCACTTTCAGCAATGATCCTTCCTCCCGAACAGGCAATAGCAGATATCCCTAAGATTATCATCAGGGACAGTGCGGCAAAAGCTGTGGCAAATGGGGCCATTCTGGCTGGAGTCGGAGCATTATCAGTAGAAAAATTCTCACGCGGCCAGAGTGTTGCTCTGATCACGCAAAGCGGGAAACTGATCGCTCTTGCCGATTCACTGTTTGATTCAGACAAAATCGTCTGCGGCAACCCTGGTCTGATAGCGAAATCAACACGGGTTTTCGTCACCCCCAACTCAGTAAGTTAA
- the dcd gene encoding dCTP deaminase: MVLSSSIIRIRIKNGTLGIDPFAEESLQPSSYDLRSAEDITIKKGELTLVPTMEFVSLPEDLCATLWGRSSFGRKGIVLGAGYIDPGFRGNLTLCMANYGPEDIPVTKGMRVVQMLIHSVEGKVENVYNGNYQDSYGAVKSKI; the protein is encoded by the coding sequence ATGGTTCTTTCTTCATCAATAATCAGGATCCGCATCAAAAATGGGACACTGGGCATAGACCCGTTTGCCGAGGAATCTCTTCAGCCTTCATCATACGACCTCAGAAGTGCAGAAGATATCACAATAAAAAAAGGTGAACTGACACTTGTTCCGACGATGGAATTTGTCAGTCTCCCGGAAGATCTCTGCGCAACACTCTGGGGACGATCATCGTTCGGGAGAAAAGGAATTGTGCTCGGTGCAGGATATATCGACCCGGGATTTCGCGGAAACCTGACACTCTGCATGGCAAACTACGGACCCGAGGACATACCAGTAACAAAAGGGATGCGGGTCGTCCAGATGCTCATCCACTCTGTTGAGGGTAAAGTGGAAAACGTATACAATGGAAATTATCAGGATAGTTACGGCGCGGTCAAATCAAAAATTTAA
- a CDS encoding helix-turn-helix domain-containing protein produces MFEQRIFETDFRVALSEELDRRGLSIRQLSEMTGIPAVTLYKIASGERDPRLSTVKKIVAVFSPHHGKFIALIAAKFLLDENEGVKIEANGTEYRIKGYAANSLEDCLIVSVRARNDGAAGIICAPILASLIEKMVDVPVAILKPDGHAVLGAGESIAKRL; encoded by the coding sequence ATGTTTGAACAGAGAATATTTGAAACCGATTTTCGCGTGGCATTGTCCGAAGAGCTTGACCGCAGGGGGTTAAGCATCCGCCAGCTCTCGGAAATGACCGGGATACCTGCTGTTACTCTGTATAAAATCGCATCTGGGGAACGGGACCCCCGGTTATCTACCGTGAAAAAAATCGTCGCCGTTTTCTCCCCTCATCACGGCAAATTCATTGCCCTGATTGCAGCAAAGTTCCTCCTTGATGAGAACGAAGGCGTAAAAATCGAGGCAAACGGAACCGAGTACAGGATCAAAGGGTATGCGGCAAACTCTCTCGAAGACTGTCTTATCGTTTCTGTCCGTGCAAGAAATGACGGAGCAGCCGGTATTATCTGTGCGCCCATCCTGGCTTCTCTCATCGAAAAAATGGTGGATGTTCCGGTCGCGATTCTGAAACCGGATGGGCATGCCGTCCTTGGAGCGGGAGAATCAATTGCAAAACGACTGTAA